Proteins encoded in a region of the Cygnus olor isolate bCygOlo1 chromosome 4, bCygOlo1.pri.v2, whole genome shotgun sequence genome:
- the LOC121069783 gene encoding uncharacterized protein LOC121069783 isoform X1, with protein MGGSRGAPLCSPLLFQPHAQAATGPNRGTLLASPPRQGALRALQGRQHSPTRTPARSHSLLARPRSPAHTPGHLFGRLAQAWAPHPLLPPPSDAPPMSQQAGGAPWHKGAGTALAPERWPQRQSGSWAALRWLPVLTGRLLGRLLLRLQPPLWTQTQPEEFSSSLLSPRPSPQMALSALQDTGRTKPPHTPGRSFPALCRTIVRALRDRMTGHRRMW; from the exons atggggggcagccggggggctcCTCTCTGCTCGCCTCTCCTCTTCCAGCCGCACGCACAGGCAGCGACGGGACCGAACCGGGGCACGCTCCTGGCCTCTCCCCCTCGGCAGGGAGCtctcagagctctgcagggcaggcagcacagccccacccGCACCCCAGCACGCTCCCACAGCCTGCTGGcacggccccgcagccctgcgCACACACCCGGGCACCTTTTCGGCCGCCTGGCCCAGGCCTGGGCTCCGcatcccctgctgcccccccccagtgACGCACCGCCCATGTCACAGCAGGCAGGGGGTGCCCCATGGCACAAAGGGGCGGGGACGGCCTTGGCCCCGGAACGCTGGCCCCAACGGCAGTCGGGCAGTTGGGCAGCCCTGCGATGGCTGCCCGTGCTGACGGGGAGGCTGCTCGGCCGCCTGCTCCTGCGGCTCCAGCCTCCGCTCTGGACACAAACTCAACCAGAGGAATTcagctcctctctcctctcccccaggcCCTCACCCCAAATGGCTCTCAGCGCCCTACAGGACACTGGCCGAACTAAACCACCGCACACTCCTGGCCGCTCCTTTCCAGCACTGTGCCGGACAATTGTCCGCGCCCTACGGGACAG GATGACGGGACACCGACGGATGTGGTGA